The sequence AGTCAGAGTGTAGCCAATAAAGTTCAGGCGTGCGTCAGAGAAGACTGCGGTTGCCGAAAGCAACAAAACCATGTGCACGCTGTAGTTCTTGGCTATTCGCCAATTCAGAAGAAGCAACAGAAACACGCCAGACGATACCATCGGCAGGAGTACGGTTTGGCGATAGTCTGTCGTTGTGCGTATCAGGTCGGGATCAGTTATTGGCGTTAAAAACGCAGCAATAAGCGTCCCGAAAACATACGCAAAAATGCGGCTTTGACTTTGCTGGAATGCCGTTGTTAGCACCAGTAGGCTTGTCATAAAGAAAACGGCGTTTGCCGAAGTACGCAGCACCTTGTCTGGATCTGAGCCATTTGCCCAGCCAGAAATGGCCGTTCCAGCAAGCCAGAGTCCACCAAGAACCAGAAATGTCTGAAGTTCACGAGTGGCGAGACGCTTCCCGAAGAAGACGCAGTGAACAGCGAACAGGGCTGTCAAAATCTCCGCAACGGCAATTTTTCCAATAAGAACGACCGGCAAAGTGACAGTCAAACCCATTGCGAAGAAATATAGATTCTCAAATGAGAGAATAGTCCGACTGGAGTTGCTATGTAGAGTTGTACGAGACATTGGAGTGTTCAAATGACGGAAAAAGATCTACGCTTCGCTGATGCGCGAAACTCCCTTTGCCCGAAACGCATCGCAGTAGATTTCAATCGTCCTTCTCAGGTACCGATCTGGATCGCAGTTCGCTTTCACCCATGAATTTCCGGCATCGCCCATTGTGGAAAGCATGCCCGGACTTCGGAATGCACTGTCAATTTTCGCGGCAAGCGAGTCGGTGTCGAATGGTTTAGAAACCACACCGCGTTCATCATTTCCCACAAGTTCGGTCATTCCACCGACTTCGAAGGCAGCGATAGCTCGGCTGCATGCCATAGCCTCAAGAGCTGTATAGGGAAGGTTGTCGGCCGCGGAAGGCAGTAGCACAATATCAGCAGCACGATAACAAAGTGCTAAGTTCTCATCTCCGTCGATGAAGCCCAGGTCAAAGCAACGTTGTTGTACACTTTCTGAGATAAATCGTCCGTTATTTCCAGCTATCAATACGTCGTATTCTGATAATTCCGGTCGAGACAACAACTGAATCGCATGGCCAATTCCCTTAAAGGGCGACATCATGTTGGCAGCAATAACTAAAATGATGCTGGCCTTCTGTGGCAGGCCCAGCCGCGATCTAGCAGCCAATTGAGGACATGATACTTCCGGTTGGTTAAGAAACGAAAGTCCGTAGGGAACCACGTGAACCGGAATTCCAGAAAAATGCTCGGCACTTTGTGCAAGATCCGCGAGCCAGACAGACGGCGTGATAAGGGCATCCGGACGTGGCATCCTGGGCAGAATAGAATTGACTCGTTTTTGTGCCATTGGATGCGATCTGTCCAGGTACTCGCAGATATCGGGGTACTTTGTTTTTAAAAATTCGGATGCGTAGATTTTTCCCAAATCGTAGCTGATGCCTGGATGAGTCGCCCATTCGTCGTGCAAGGTCCAGACCACGGGAATCTCTTTGCAAGCATTCTTAAGCGCGGTTAATGAACACCAATTTCCGCGATTGTGCGCAATGTTGTGCAAATGCAAGAGATTCGAATCGGAGCTGCGTCTGGATTCCTTCGCCAGTCTGTTGAATAGCATCGCAGAGCCAATGCAACGCCAGTCACCCCAGCTATGAGATGAATCACATGAACGCAGGTACTTTTCTAGCGGAATTCGGATGCCCTTGACATACGTCGGAGTGTCCGGCTGCTCGACAGCAACGTAGTGTGTGACGTTCGCTTGGGATGCGTGAAGTGCAGCCGACAATTCTCGTGAGGCACGCTCGGCGCCACCGCTCCAATACTTCGGTGAAACAATATTGACTCGGCAGTGCGGATTCAAAAGGCTCAACAGTTTACCGTAATTTCCAGCTACTTCTCGGAAAGGTTTTTGCGTTGTGGAAGACGCACAAGTATTGCGTTGAAATAGTAGTTGATGACGTCGGAAAGCGTAGACCATGATCGCCTTGACGCTTTGCTGTACGCAATGTACCGCATCGAGTAGTACAGCGATTGCGGAAATCCGTTTCCGATCACGCGGTGCGCTAATGGGGATGGTCTATATTCTGTGGCTGCTTTTGCCGGCTGCGTAGTGCGTATGCCGAGAATCTTTCTTCTTGAAATGGCAGATTCCACCGCCAGGCGTCCGTCTTCACGCTGTCTACCTGCTTTCGTTGTCGATACCTGCCCGTCGTGTATTCGATATTTGAGTAGAATTTGATGGTTATTGTGTAGTTCGCCAATTTCTGCCAATCGGAGCCAGAGATCAAGGTCTTGAGATGTCTGGAGCTTTTCAGTGTAGCCACCAACCGCTTCAAACGCCGAGCGACGAATCAGAGCGGTTGGATGGCAAACGGCTCCGAATCCAGATTGGATATGTTTTTGGTCGATTTGTTCTGATGGGATGGAGAATGCGGGCGCGACTGTGACATCGTCTGAGTCGATACAGAATACCCGGCTGAACGTGGCAACCATTTGCGGATTCGATTCCAGAACCTTTGTCTGCACAGCGAACCGATGTGGCATCGCCACATCGTCAGCGTCCATTCGAGCCAAGTACTCTCCTTCGGCCAGTCTGGCCGCCTGGTTTAGGCATGCCGCAAGCCCGGGACGCACAGCGGTGATACAACGTACGTGGGGAACCCGCTGTTCCAAATCTGCTAAAAAGTGACTAGATCCATCCTGTGAACCATCGTCCACGACGATCAGTTCCAATGAAACAGTGTTCTGTTTCAAGATGCTGTCGCACGCAGATGGCAAGAACGGCATTCCATTCCGCACTGCCATCAACACGCTTACCTTGGGCACGTTGTGATTATCTGTAATCGCCATTCGCTTCAGGAGAAATTTAGGCGTGGCAGATCAGCGGAGACCAGTTGATAGCCGCTTTTTCGCTGAACGGATCAGCGGGATCCACTTGTCGCGTTCCCAGGGTGACATTCCAAAGAACCATATCGATCCGACTAGCGAGATTCCAGAGACTAGCGAAACGAGGATCAGTTTTGCGAAGGGGTGCTGCACCGTGCCATTGACGGCGAACGCGACGGCGAACGGAACGGCCAGGCTGCTGGCTACTGGAAGAATCGTGTCCGAAAGATACTTCTGGTAAGGACGATTCAGCATAGCACCGACCCACCAAGGCTTGAACCAAACGGCGATAAGCGCCGTTGTTATCAGCATTGTGATGGGCATCATGTATGGCGAGAACAGCTTCTCAGCTGTCCAACACGCGATGACAAGTCCGAACGCCAGGAAGAATGGGAAGGTGTGAGCGAGCGAAAGAACGGCAACTTTTCCCTTTGCATCCGCAGCCAAAGCCTCTCCCCAGCTGATCATTCCGATTACCCGTGTGACGATCAGGATGCGGAGAAACGCTACCATCCATTGGTCCGCCTTGGTGCCAATTGCCAGCTCTAGCGTTTCCTTGGTGCAGATCAGCAGTGGAATGGCGATGAAGCTTGCCGCGAAGACCGGGTACTTGCTTCCCACGACCGACATTTGCAGAAGTCGCTGTGACTGCCCCTTGCCCTCGCTTGTCGCCGCAGCAGGAGCAATCACGGCGCTTATTGCGCCCGCCACGTTGACGATATGTCCCGCGAATTGCTGACCAATGGAATAAGCTGCATTAACCGTTGGGCCAAAGAAGGAGTTGACAGCCACAATGGATCCTTGTTGCCTGAGAGCTTGAGCAATAGACTCCCAAAGCTTCCAGCCTGCAAAAGTGACTATCGGTTTCAAAGTGGATAAGCTTAAATCGCTTGGCCTAACGCGCGTTTCGCTGAAGCGACGCATTGAAAGTGAAGCATAAAGTGCAAGATTCAGTAAGCCAACGAGCACTGTGATTCTACTGTACGACACCAGTGGCGACGTCGCGAACAGCGGAAGGGCTAGTGCTCCAAACAACAAGATGACTTTGGAGCCGCTGTCGACAGTTGACGTAAAACCGAATTGTTGTCGCGCAGTGAAGGCTGCCCGATAAGGAGTCGAAGCGACATTCACAACCAAAGCGACGATTGCCGCGGAGTAGGTAGCCGAAGCAACAGAAAATGAGATGTCACCGAGATCGAGTGAACTTAAGACTGTATCTCGAATCGCAAATCCTACACCACCGATAAGAACCGCTATGGCAAGAAATGAAAAGACAACGCCGGCGAATGTCCTACGACGCTCTTCAAAATTGTCGATTCCAATAGAATAGGCAATTTGCCGCTGAGATCCAACCAAAAGCGCTGAAGAAATGAAAGTGAGAAGTGTTCCACTTGCTGAGATTGCAGAATACAAACCGTAGCCGGGCTTTCCCATGACGTCTAGCAAAAACCGCATGGTTGCTATTCCTGCGACGAGCACTATGACCAAACGAAGATAATTCGCGATTGAATTGATCGTTAGCTTTGCTGCACTACTCATTTGTGTCGTGAGCGTTCTGTTGCTATCCCGTTGCAAGTAGTCGCTTTACAGCCCTGAATGGGAGCTTTAAAGTCAACTTCGAATACTCCTTGACGGCACGGGTGAGCTTATCGTTCCTTACTCTGCGGCGAAGACGCTCTTGTTCGCTGAGGCTTACACTGCAAGGAAGTAGTTTGCCTTCAGGTTGGCAGTACCCACCCATGCAAACTGAGTTATTGAACTGCATGCCGAAATTTTCCTGTTGAACAACTCGGTCAATTAGTGCGAGTGCGTGTACCCGAAACCAGGTGGGGAAAATACCTGATCCACCACGTGATGTACGCGTGTCTTTCATCCCCATATGCACGTTGGTTGCGCCCCTTTTATACGGAAAACCGCCATCAGGGTTTTGAATTGATAGTATCAATCGCCTGGCCGCCAAGAGTGCATCTCGAATTTCACTGCGTCGATAATCAAATCGGTGATAGCAATTGACGAGGATATCGATGGCGTCGATGTCTTCACAGGCGCCGCCCCCAAGAGTTTCTGAAAAGCCTCCGTCGGCATGTTGGAGAGACAAGGTGCAATCGATAAGTCTTTGCCAATGATTAACAGGGTGGCTGTGATGCCAATACAATATCAGTTGATGATAGGCACCGCACATTGCAGCACGCGTTGAAGCTCCCTCGTCAGTGCCCCACATTCCTGTTTCAATGTCAAAATGCTGATCGTGGAAGTCGAACCAATCCCTTAGTCTTTCCTTCCATTCTTTGCCTGCCTCGATTCGCTGATGCCAATCAATTAGTTGCCCCACAAATAGCAGGTTATTGCCTTCATACCAAGGGTTCGATAAGTCTCTTTCATTTAGCCACTGGAGCAAGTGAGTGCGATCTAGGAATCTTTCGAACGAGCGAAACGGATGGGTGGGGCGTGCCCCCATGTTGTCAATCGCCGGAAGAGCAGATGAGCAAGTGAGATGCAGGCTCAAATGCGAAATGTCGTGCTGTTGCCCTTTAGGAATGGTGGAGAATTCGTCTCCGACAAACCAGCCCGATTCTGCGTCCTGGCAATCGAGTAGCCAATCGAGGTCGTTGTTGTGACTGTTATCTAGAGCGTTGAGAAAGTGCAACGTCTGTAACGCATATCCAGTTCCATATACAGTCCTGCGCTTTCCCTCTACGGATGCAAAGCCCGCGTCATCTTTGATTCTCAGCGAGTTGATATACTCAAGAACTCGAGTTTTCCAATTCATGACGATTTTACTTGCAACGCCTTAATATGCATGAGATGCCCGCCACTGTGATGTCGTCGAGTTCTAGTTCTTGACCGGTGAAAACCTGTGGGAACCGCAGAACCCAGTCAAGGTGTAGAAAATCATAAGTGCGAACTAGCGTGTGGATTCTGGTTTGGGGCGCTGCTCCAAACGTCTCGGAGAATGACTCAATACGCCACTTGTTGAGAGGTTGCAATTCCATTGATTCACGGCCAAGGTCGCGATGGCCGATCTCTCGGAGTTTCTCAATGATTGTGTTTTCGGAGAACAAAAATTGCGCATAGGGGGCGTTGATTGTCCGGTAGGCGTGCAGTCCCCAAGGGCTGCAGTACAGCGGACTAAATGAAATTAGGATCAAGCCACCCGGGCGGACCACTCGAGACATCTCTGCCAAGCACTGGTCTGGCTGTTCGACATGTTCAAAAGTGTTGTAGCTGAAGGCACAATCAAATTCATTGTCTTCATAGGGCAGTCCATCCTCCATTTTTCCGATGTGGCTTGGTAGATGGCTGCATTGTTCCGAACGCCAGTCTTCCAAATCGGTGCAGGCAACGTCGTGTCCGAATGCGGACAACTGCAAGGAGACTAAGCCGTCACCACAGCCCACTTCAAGCGTCTTCGCACCGGGTTCCTGCAGGCAATCAAGCTTGAGCAACTCTGCGACACGTTCAGAGGCTCGAGTCCAGCACTCAAGCGGGCTGTATCCGTAGACGAAACGTCGCGCTGGAGTTCGGTTTTGAATGGCATCAAAGTTCCGGTCGGTCTCCCTGGTGTCCGGCGGCGTTCCGTCACGCAGGATCGCCTCAATCTTGCGACGATGGCGCAAGTACCAACGAGTCTTTACCACCCTCGAGAAATTCTTGGCATCGTTTATGAATTTGCGTTTCTTACTCATGTTTTACGATTGAATGCGTATTTGCTATCGCTTCTTATAGCAATGCGGGTGCAAACGTATTCCGTTAGTTCGGTTCATTGAGCACGCGTGTTGACATTCGCTTCGGGTTGAGTGAGAGAGTGCAGCTGTCAATTTTTTGACGCCAAGAAGATCGAATCTTGTTTAGGGGCAACCCATCTCTGCTGGGTGGATAGGAAGACTGGATAAATGTCCGGGGGTGAACCAATGCGTTTAGAGTCGCAACTTCGCTTCCGTCCGATGCCATTGCTTCGCTGCCGTTCGATGGCCTTGTCAGCTTCGCAAAGATGTAGCCGATAGGGGTGTAGAATCCATTTCCTGAAAAAGACCGCGGCTGCTGAGATGCCAGGCGACGGTTTTCTTGATGCCTTCATCCAGACTGACTTTAGGACTCCAATTCAGTATTTCTTCGGCCTTTTGATTCTTGGCATGCGTGACGAGCATGTCGGCATCGTGAAATGGTTTGTATTCGATTTTGGCTTTGTTCCCGATATTTTTCTCTAGCAAGGCGATGACATCGTTCATTGGCACGGGAGTTTGGCCGCCACCTAAGTTGAACAGTTCGTATCCGACGGGCCGCAAAGCGGCAACTGTCCCGTCGGCAATGTCCAATACATAGGTGAAATCGCGTGACTGTGTCCCGTCACCGTAGAGGGTGATTGGGGTCCCAGATATGATGGATTCAATGAATCGATAGACAGCCATGTCGGGACGTCCGCTTGGGCCGTAAACGGTGAAGTATCGGAGGATGGAGACGTCCAAGCCGTAGAGGTGATGATAGGAGAAGGCCATGGATTCTGCGGCCAGTTTTGACGCGGCATACGGAGAGAGCGGCCTGACCGTTGGATTGGCTTCATCAAACGGTGCGGTCTGCCCCGCGTACAGAGAAGACGTTGACGCGAGAACAAACTTCCCGACACCATGTTTGCGGCAACACTCCAACAGATTCAGATTTCCGTGACCGTTGGTCGTCATGTAGACGTGAGGGTTTTCGGTGCTGTAACGTACTCCCGCTCGTGCCCCCAAGTTGATGACCGCATCGAAGCTGTTCTTTGCGAAAATGCGGTCGAGCATCGCTAGGTCTTCGATGTCCCCATCAATGACTTCGATCCCATGCTTTGCCAACTCATTGGAACGGTGACGTTTCAATATGGGAGAGTAGTAGTCATTGAAGTTGTCAATTCCGGTAACGATGTGACCTTCTTCGGCGAGACGAAGACAAACGTGAGATCCAATAAACCCTGCGGCTCCTGTAACGAAGACGTTCATCAAAGATTGACTCGGTTTGTGTTCCATTTGGGTCTAGCTAGGAGCCTGCATATTTTCAGATGTCAAGCGTCCTTAGGACACTCGTAGATCTTCGAAACTCAGGAATCCTCGTCGATCAATGGTGGGATGGATCGGGTGCGGTAGGGCCCGAGAGAGATCAGATTGCCGGAGGCCCTCCCCTCGCCTAGGCTCGACCCTCCCGGAGGGAGGGTGAAGGATGTGGATGGCCCGGGCAGCTGGTGAGTTACTGGTCGATATGTCGCGGACGAGGTCGATGAGCGGGCCCGGCCGCTAACGCGTCACGGCTCACTGGGGGCACAAAGCCGTGTTGGCCCGGCCGCTGACGCGTCGCGGCGCAGGGGACATATCCGGCGTGGGTTATTCGGCCGATAGTTCGAGGGCGGCGATTTCGGTGATGAGGCGGTCGAAACGGGGGTCGGTTTCGCCGAAGCGGTCGCGGGCGACTCGGCTGACGTTACGCGCCTTGGCGGTCTCGCCTTGTTCCAATAGTCGCTGGGCGTACTGGTATCGCACGCTGGCGTTGCCCGGCACGAGATTGATGATCTGATCGTAAGTCTTATAAACACTATCGTGATCGCCCATCACGTAATCCAATTCCAAGCGATTCAACAGACACCGCACCTGGTCTTTTACTAATTCGCAGGAATCACAGTCGACCGAGTCGCGGATCGTCTGAACCGACCCGTCGCGGATCAGCGAATCCGACTTCAGGGCTTCGCGCGCCGTTAAATCGGCGATCGTTCGAAATGCCAATGGATCGTCAGGCAACACCTCCGCAATCGTCAACTGCGGCGTATCGACGATGTCACGGAACAACGTTCGGGCGTACTGCCAACGATCTTCGATCGCCTTGCGGAACGCTTGCTTAGCCAAATCATACTGACCTTGGTTGATCGCTTCGCGGCCTAGTGTCACTAGGCGAACCGGATCGGCTTGGTTGAACAGGATCAACTGCTCAACCGCGTCGGCCGCCTGGTCTTCGTCGCTGTGGGCGAAATCCAGGCGTGCGAATTGCCAGCGGGCGGTGCGGCTGAAGGGATTGGTCAGCAACAGGGATTGTGCATCTTCCAGCACCGGCTGATACAGTTCGGCCGACGATCGATTCCGTAGCCACAGCGGCTTGCTGGTGTCTTCATAGTCGGCCGGGCTGCGTGTCGTCGGGTCGGTCAGCGAGTAGAAGCTGGCTTGTTGTTCGCGGTTGACCGGCCCCGCCGCTTCGA comes from Crateriforma spongiae and encodes:
- a CDS encoding glycosyltransferase gives rise to the protein MSLLNPHCRVNIVSPKYWSGGAERASRELSAALHASQANVTHYVAVEQPDTPTYVKGIRIPLEKYLRSCDSSHSWGDWRCIGSAMLFNRLAKESRRSSDSNLLHLHNIAHNRGNWCSLTALKNACKEIPVVWTLHDEWATHPGISYDLGKIYASEFLKTKYPDICEYLDRSHPMAQKRVNSILPRMPRPDALITPSVWLADLAQSAEHFSGIPVHVVPYGLSFLNQPEVSCPQLAARSRLGLPQKASIILVIAANMMSPFKGIGHAIQLLSRPELSEYDVLIAGNNGRFISESVQQRCFDLGFIDGDENLALCYRAADIVLLPSAADNLPYTALEAMACSRAIAAFEVGGMTELVGNDERGVVSKPFDTDSLAAKIDSAFRSPGMLSTMGDAGNSWVKANCDPDRYLRRTIEIYCDAFRAKGVSRISEA
- a CDS encoding NAD-dependent epimerase/dehydratase family protein, which gives rise to MNVFVTGAAGFIGSHVCLRLAEEGHIVTGIDNFNDYYSPILKRHRSNELAKHGIEVIDGDIEDLAMLDRIFAKNSFDAVINLGARAGVRYSTENPHVYMTTNGHGNLNLLECCRKHGVGKFVLASTSSLYAGQTAPFDEANPTVRPLSPYAASKLAAESMAFSYHHLYGLDVSILRYFTVYGPSGRPDMAVYRFIESIISGTPITLYGDGTQSRDFTYVLDIADGTVAALRPVGYELFNLGGGQTPVPMNDVIALLEKNIGNKAKIEYKPFHDADMLVTHAKNQKAEEILNWSPKVSLDEGIKKTVAWHLSSRGLFQEMDSTPLSATSLRS
- a CDS encoding lipopolysaccharide biosynthesis protein; its protein translation is MRFLLDVMGKPGYGLYSAISASGTLLTFISSALLVGSQRQIAYSIGIDNFEERRRTFAGVVFSFLAIAVLIGGVGFAIRDTVLSSLDLGDISFSVASATYSAAIVALVVNVASTPYRAAFTARQQFGFTSTVDSGSKVILLFGALALPLFATSPLVSYSRITVLVGLLNLALYASLSMRRFSETRVRPSDLSLSTLKPIVTFAGWKLWESIAQALRQQGSIVAVNSFFGPTVNAAYSIGQQFAGHIVNVAGAISAVIAPAAATSEGKGQSQRLLQMSVVGSKYPVFAASFIAIPLLICTKETLELAIGTKADQWMVAFLRILIVTRVIGMISWGEALAADAKGKVAVLSLAHTFPFFLAFGLVIACWTAEKLFSPYMMPITMLITTALIAVWFKPWWVGAMLNRPYQKYLSDTILPVASSLAVPFAVAFAVNGTVQHPFAKLILVSLVSGISLVGSIWFFGMSPWERDKWIPLIRSAKKRLSTGLR
- a CDS encoding glycosyltransferase family 2 protein; translated protein: MAITDNHNVPKVSVLMAVRNGMPFLPSACDSILKQNTVSLELIVVDDGSQDGSSHFLADLEQRVPHVRCITAVRPGLAACLNQAARLAEGEYLARMDADDVAMPHRFAVQTKVLESNPQMVATFSRVFCIDSDDVTVAPAFSIPSEQIDQKHIQSGFGAVCHPTALIRRSAFEAVGGYTEKLQTSQDLDLWLRLAEIGELHNNHQILLKYRIHDGQVSTTKAGRQREDGRLAVESAISRRKILGIRTTQPAKAATEYRPSPLAHRVIGNGFPQSLYYSMRYIAYSKASRRSWSTLSDVINYYFNAILVRLPQRKNLSEK
- a CDS encoding prenyltransferase/squalene oxidase repeat-containing protein, translating into MNWKTRVLEYINSLRIKDDAGFASVEGKRRTVYGTGYALQTLHFLNALDNSHNNDLDWLLDCQDAESGWFVGDEFSTIPKGQQHDISHLSLHLTCSSALPAIDNMGARPTHPFRSFERFLDRTHLLQWLNERDLSNPWYEGNNLLFVGQLIDWHQRIEAGKEWKERLRDWFDFHDQHFDIETGMWGTDEGASTRAAMCGAYHQLILYWHHSHPVNHWQRLIDCTLSLQHADGGFSETLGGGACEDIDAIDILVNCYHRFDYRRSEIRDALLAARRLILSIQNPDGGFPYKRGATNVHMGMKDTRTSRGGSGIFPTWFRVHALALIDRVVQQENFGMQFNNSVCMGGYCQPEGKLLPCSVSLSEQERLRRRVRNDKLTRAVKEYSKLTLKLPFRAVKRLLATG
- a CDS encoding class I SAM-dependent methyltransferase, which codes for MSKKRKFINDAKNFSRVVKTRWYLRHRRKIEAILRDGTPPDTRETDRNFDAIQNRTPARRFVYGYSPLECWTRASERVAELLKLDCLQEPGAKTLEVGCGDGLVSLQLSAFGHDVACTDLEDWRSEQCSHLPSHIGKMEDGLPYEDNEFDCAFSYNTFEHVEQPDQCLAEMSRVVRPGGLILISFSPLYCSPWGLHAYRTINAPYAQFLFSENTIIEKLREIGHRDLGRESMELQPLNKWRIESFSETFGAAPQTRIHTLVRTYDFLHLDWVLRFPQVFTGQELELDDITVAGISCILRRCK